The Drosophila innubila isolate TH190305 chromosome 2R unlocalized genomic scaffold, UK_Dinn_1.0 1_C_2R, whole genome shotgun sequence DNA window GAGGAGCACACATGTAAATAGGTTATTCAATAGGCAGCACAGAAAATGTCCATATGATCACGTTTCACAGCTAAAcgtaaattaaaacatatttatatatatcgatttagaatattatttattaaaattaattaagttacaTGTGGCTGTTTTGCCCAATGGATTTTATTCTTAACTTACACATTTACAATCAAGGTTATTATTCCATAAGGTTTGCTTGACGTCCACTGATgtacaaatttttgtacacCTTTTAAATGGACCAATATAAATACGTAAATTAGTGCAGTagtaatttttcaaatcattAATAAATGGGAAATATACACGGGCGCTTAAACCGAGGGGTTTTCAAAATCGGCTAACGGATATCGACCTAATTTTCGTTTCTAAAATCGTTATTATTTCTAGTTGCGAGCGTCATAATGTGTTACAGAGtgaccaaattttaaaaccgTAGAAATGCCacaatactaaataaaaatttaaagctgcattaaaaaatataaatgtatatatttacatacttaTTTAGACCTAAGTATATTTTGAAtgaatttctaaaaaatgtCGAAACTGGAGTGTCATCCATATTTCCAGTCAGTTTCCAGTATAATCGGAATCTAAAAACGGAGCGCAATATGAAAGCGATGTAACTGGTGCCTCTGAAAAAAAATCTAGGTCTAGGATCTTAGCCCATGCCCAAGAGACAATATGAACTACTCTGTCGTCATTTTGCTGATTAAAAACGATTGAATTTCAGtctactttttaaataatttaaacacaaGAGCctttattgattaaatattgtaGGTTTATGGTTATGAACTGCGTTCATTGATCGTAGCTTCAAATAACTATGGTACATCACTAACATCGGAGGGAACAGCTGGCAATGGATCACTGGAAATACGTTTTGTTCGCGGCGTAATCTGTGCATATTTGACGCTGTCAGTCTCAGCTAAAGTTTCATGCGATTGATAGGCATCGAGTATTTGGCTTCCCGGCTGGCTGGGAGCATCAACTTGCGGTACCTTATCAAAACTTATATAAGTCGGTATCATTTCATACAAATTTGTTTCCATGTAGCTGCCACTGCTGGCCAGACTCTCCACAGAGTTGTGCCTTGAGATGAATGAAATTgatctaaaaacaaaaatattaattcattaaattttttttcgaaaaagtttaattaagaTGAAGGGATTAAGTGGCCAATATTCATTGATTGTTCgcttattttgaaatttaagccAATAAACTTTTGATAACACATggaaaaagcaacaaataataGAATTATAAAGTCAATTTGtctaaaataactaaaataaacttaattggTTTATAAATTTCTGATCGCAAGGAAATTAGCTGGATGCTAAATTGACATGGGcttatttaataatgattCTCTATCATTAaggaatataaaattataaataactaatttttacACTTACCGATGTTCGTTAATTCGAGAGATCATGTCTTCTTTATACTTTAGATACTCTGCTGTATAAGATCGTGGCAGTACTACAACTTCGCCCGATCTATACTTTGGCGTGATGACGCGTTTGCTACCCTTAAGCCAGATGGGTTTCttctttaaaatcaaaaacacgGTCGATATGCCCaggaacataaataaaacgatTCCTAGAACCATCGCCGAAATAccctttaaataaaaagaaaattttgccTCATGTAATAATCGAAAAGTAGTATAATTCAGAAAACAAcagacattttatttgttgtaccatatttaatattttggtatAATATTTACTTTGGTTCGCATTCTTCTCGATAGCCAGGTGTTATAGtgtgtatttaaattgctGCCAACATGTACGGACTTGCAACTGAAGGGTGACACTGAGTTTTGATTATCATCGACCAAACAGAAAGTGTAAGCCATGTTGGGCACCAATTTAGTTACAATCGTCTGCAGTGGCATTGTGAAGTAACATCCAAGACCGAATTCGTCTGGTAATAATTCCATCATGTAAtattcttttgttgtttttgagaACCAAAATAGGCCAAATGAACTTTGGCTATCCCTTTGATCGACCGTTATTTTGACAGTGAGCGCCCCAAAAACTTTGGGGATAAAGTAAATTTGTGGCCATCTGCAATTCTGTCTTGTGACGTTAGTGATCAATGAATTATTAGACGCAGTACATTCCAAAGGCACAATATGACTGGGATTGACAGTGCCAGCTGTCGATATAGTTGGAATAAAAATTGGATGATCTGTTGTGAATCTTGGAGTAGTCTTGATCGTGGAGATTGGTACACTTTTAATTGTcgttgtagttattgttgttgtggtgcgAGCTTGTGCTGTTGCTTCCTCATCCATGCCATTACAGATGCGTTGATCAAATACTAGCCAATCCTTATACTGCTCTGGAGTCTCGcaaagcattaaatattttgagctCTGATAATTGAAGATACTATTCATTTCACGCTGCAGTTGACAGTCGCAGTGCCAAATATTCGAGTCCGCATAAATTCTCATATTAGGTGAAATATCGCTAATCCcaaatattgtttttgaaaTCGTTGTCAACTTATTGTTAGATAAATCCaatatttccaaatatttcatatctgtaataattaagaaaacgTTACGATAGGGCgcgaaattattaaaataatatacataaggCAACACTGCCAGTTGTTGAAATAAGCCAACACTGGAAATACCACAAATCGATATATTGTATCGATATAAGCACTTTCAtttttagcattaaaaaatttcgttATGGATGGGGTTTCTGcttgtacaaaaattaaaatatttaagagttatatgtaataaattaccttgaaaaatgtaattgggtaaatataaaatatttgagtatGACAGAAGAAGACGCTCCACCATTGTTAATTTCCTGAATGAATCGTAAAGTAATTGATCACTGAAGTTGTTGTAACTGAAATCGGCATGAGAAAGTGCTCCTAGAACCGGATCAGTAGCAGTCACATTCCGTACACAAGTGATTCCCGTTCGCAGCCTTAGGTATTCAATCTGAAACTGCACAATATCCAGCAAGTCGGGATACACACTTTGCAGCGGTACGTTTTCCTGCACAATTGAAAGGCCTTTGAAATGTGATGTGATGTTTGTGAAAAACGTCCTATCGATTTTCTCTAGCCGAAGTTCTTCCAGAACTATTTGATTGAATATGCCTCCGCCAAATGCACCACTCTCAATTTTGGTGATATTTGAGATGCCGATATAAATGAGCCTTATCTTTTTGGTGTACGTAGATAAAAAGCCGACTGGCAACACGGCGTCAAGGAACTTATAGTTGTAGAGATGCAGCTCGTCGATGATAATACATGGATTATTCTGATttgataaaatgaaaattatagaCAACAAGAAACGTTTATTTTCGGCATGTCGGGAATTTTTTACTCCTGCAGCGATCtgaatttactttttaagAATGGTTGACACATTTCtcaacaaaatgttaataCCCTCTGCAAGTCTATAAATGTTGTAGCTTTTACCTGAAAAGATACTTACATCATCTATTTGGGATAAAGCGATTGTTATATCTTTCGCGATTTCGCTTTGTCTACCATTGAAGCAAATGATTCGACACTGAACCTTTAGACACTTTGGCTGTGTACTTCCGATTGTATCCATATCGCCAAGATAAGCACTGTCGCATAAACACAGATTTTCATTATTCAACATTGTGCATCCATTAATGAAACACGATAATAGGTGTTATCGCAGTGATAACGGTAACGCagtattaagtatttttggttgagatatatacatattttttttttttggcgaaaaaatcaataatattatagtAGTATTTACCTGATATTGTCCATAACTTTCTTAAGCAATGTGACAGCCTGGCGAACTTCGGATATTTTAATATCGGATTTATTTAACCAATTTGTAGTGTTATTGTAGTATTCAATATCATATGCCATTACAGACAAACCAGTCCAGATGAGAAACATGCAGAAAACTATAAGGATTCCCGAAGGATTTTGTGATGTGAGCATCAGCATGACAATGCATTTATCTTTATCggtaataaaactttaaagaaaCTTTCTTGAGAACTTGAACAACACGTTGTTCCATTTAGTCGAtctaaatgaaaacaaaatcacATTTATAAATCTTTTTATGATCGCACGTGTTTTAGCCGAATAACTTCTCTCTACGAGTACTAAAAGGGGACTGTATGCGATGATATCTAATACGAATGCTAATGGCAAAACATTATTACTATCCATATCAGCGTATTAGCCAGAATATTTCGAGTGCTAAAGGCAAGAGATTTCGATTTAAAGATAAGCTTTATACCTATACCTACACATGCAAATATGTACATTCGTGAATGTGCCCATGTTTTCAATCGCATATATAGTCGAGTCTCAGTGAATGGAGTAGAAGTATAATATGTTAAAAGTCGAGTATCCGACtagataattaatataaataaatatatactatctgtatctaaatattttaatctcTAAAGGTATACAAATTGCTGCATCAATTGAGACGCTTGATTCACCAATCACAACttacaacagcaataactaACGTTATAATTATGTGATTatgatgaaattaaaaaaaatatttaataatgacGTACAATATTTTGCAGTCTTGAAAATAGCGTTTCATTCGAAAAGCTCCGCATGTGGTGGAGTTTCTAGGTAATCATTTACAAAGCATTTGAATATACATCAATATCCGTAGGGAAATACGCTTCTGttccttttaaaaatataaaacaaaatttttgtgtatAAAGGACCTTTTTATTACAATGTGACGAATGccagttatttaaatatttttttatcagacaTGGGCAATTCTCTCATGTCGAATGCGATATTCGTACgcatttaaagtaaaaagaatACATATGCCAAAACATTgttgaattttgacaaaaggcAAAACTTATGGCTATTGATTAGAACTATATTTGCTGTTAATGTTGATTATAGGCAATGGTtcgttttgaaaaaattacaaaaaaccaAGGCATTCGCATGCGACACAAAACAGATTTCGTTCCCGCGCCGTACTGTTCAAACAATAATTTCAGCGAAAcctgttgaaatattttaatgcgatTAATTTATGAATGGTATGCATTGATGCATCTTAATAAtgtcttttatttgattcaagtaagtaagtaagtagtttattttttatttaactttaatcacTTTCGCACGAGACATTTTTCTCCATCATGctttttatgatatttgtttactttgtatgaattatattttaagttttttagtCCCTATAAGCTTTATAACTAAAATTGTAGTGTTctcttttgcattttcatcACTTTTTTGTTCCTATCAGAAAGATTCGTCAAAAAAGCATTATAATACAAACACTCCATTTTGGAAGtcaaaaatatggaaaaacttaatttattcaaagatgCAGTCGGTATGCTTAAAAAAgtaacttgaaaatgtttctggaagaaaattttacaagatgtgagtttttttgggtttttttttttttttttatcaattttaagagTTTTGCTGTGGTTGACATTTTTGGAGCATTGcccataaatatacatatatcagaaatatttgtaatttcatatgcttttgtaactttattattttgatagaTGGATAGTAATATGCTtacttcaatttttaaaataatatcacAATTACATCAAAACAAGCAGATCAGTTGACCgcactcgacagtaggataccttGATTTTGAACGATTGTTTCTGtatcagctatatgatatagtggaccaaTTTGGACAAGATTTGGTTAGGAAGTATATGACCAACGTTATTGCATATTCTGAAtgtgttaaaaaaacaaaaaggtttttgtattaaatcttgatttttgtgtgtatataaTCGCAAATCTGTCTTTTCTACCCTCGAAGAAGCTGTTAAAACGTGTCTTAGAGATATTGacaaagatacatatatatatatataaatatacgagGAATCAAAACAttgatgtattttttaatatttgcatatttgtatacatttatttataagtatattttcatttattaaaaatatgatttatgcCTTAAGCTTGGGGTCCATGTAATCAGAAACAATAGAATTACGTTTAGGCAGAGGAGGCGGGGAGTGGGGTCTGTCTAAGCACTTATTAATTGTGGAACTTTCCTTGATATCATTCTTAAACTGTTTAGGCATCTCATATCCGATGGTCTGAAATTCCAATTGCGAAAATGGTTCCTCAAAGCAAGTAGATGGAGATCTTAAATCTAGTAAACTTGGAAGATTTGCGTCGTAAATTTTAGCTGATGTATCAAATGACCTGCTTAGAAATGAAATGCAGAAGATTAATTagaaaactgtttttaaataataataaaaaggagATTACTTTTTGTTTCTCATTCTAAATGAATTTTCTGCAACATTATGTTTAGTTAGAGGTGTctttatgtattttgaatCGGTTATAGTTGATACGTAACATTCCTTATCGACTTCCTTGACTACCAATACATTTTTGGAACCTTCCAATAAATTCGGAAAGGACTTTATGCCCAGATAGGCAAATATTGCCCCAAATACGGTGGATATGAAGAAGATGAGGCAAAGCATTGCGATGGTAAACTGTTTCTCACTCTCTGGAATCCAGATATCATCAGAGTCCGAGTTGTCCCTCGCAATAGGCACATATAAGGGCTGACAGAGTAGAGGAGATATAACTAAACTGTCCATGGGCATCATACAAAAAGTGTAAGTTCGATTCTGTCGCAAGGGATCAACAATTAAATAGGGTTCTTCGTATTGCATACAAGTGTAGTCCGTTTGTGATGCGTTCCTAATTGCACCGCTGTCCAACTGATCGGAAAACCAAATGATGTTATACTGATCAGACTTCTGATATCCCTCAATAAAAGCTCGAACGCTATAATTATCGAATATATCCAATATAAGATCATACAGGGGTGGTTCAAAGATAAAGGTTCCTGAACTATAGAATTTAGATTCCTTTTTATTCACATCACGTTCGATTTTATTGTCGGTCTTATCATAATCGATAGCTTCCGAGCAGCTAAACTGAAGAATTGCACCATATGGACTTTGATTTGTTGGTGCTTCTGTAGAGTCTTGATTGGTAATGAAATCCTCGCTAGGAATCTCCGACTCATTTTCGCTCCCATCTGTTGTGACTTTATATATTGTATCCGTAGTGAGATTACTGGGTATTTCCATTGGTGGATCGCAGATCAGTTCCTCAGCGTTTAATTCATCAAATGTTTTACCATAAAGGTTATATGGCATTCGACAATATGGTGTGCTTATAAAAAGACtcttattatcattgtaataGGCAATCATTGATCGGAGTTGACAATTGCAGTGCCAGTTATTGGGTTCAAGGTCGAGTAATATAGGCTTACCGCCCATGTGGAGAACATTGTCACTGATTTGGGTGAGTACATTGTGCTTAAGATCAACCAGAATCAGTTTATCGACAAGATCTTGGAATGCAGTATCCTCGATAGAAGTTATTGAGCAATACTTTAAGTAGAGATATGTTATGTTTGGAGTTCCGGTAAATATGCGTTTACTAAGTGGTCCACTGAAGCTGTTGTGGCTCAGATCCAGGTGATTTAATTTTCCCAGATATATATTCtcgaaaacatttaaattccCTTTAAAAGATATTCCGGCATTTATTCTCAGATGCGTCAGAGTAACCTGAACGGGTTGCAGAAATGTCATGCTTATGTTAGGaagtttaaattcaatttccagTTTCTTTAGAGAGTAAAGTCCAAGTAATGCTCCATTGCTAAGTTCTGATACCTGGAGATCAACCCAACTCATATGGAATACCTTTGCAAACATAAACGCAGAAAATGCtccagtttttatttttgaaatttggcTCTTGATCAGCAAAATTTTGAGAACTGTTGAGTTTAACCCGATCCACAAGTCTTCAATGCCTTCTTGGACTTGATTTGATACTAACAAGGAGGTAATCACTTCACATGTACTTGCATTCATTACAACAGCTAAATCCCGATACAAATCCTCATTATCATAACAGTCAATGCGACAGGATACTTCACGGCATCCCTTTACTATTTGAGGAGATTGTAAGCCAGTTGATATTTTTCTGTAAGATCTGAAGTTGGTGATTGGcctaaaagtttattattttatataatttattaccCAAGTCCTTCCaaagtaaaattgaaaaacccTTCATCATGAATTTCACGACTGAAACTAAGATTAATCGCTGGGTCAAAGTCCAACATAGCCCTGCTATCATGGCTGTTGAGAGATAACACAATATAAATACCGGTAGCGATAATACATAGACCGATTCCGATGGTCAGCAAAATCCAGGGtaagcattttgtttttgagccGACTTTTTCATTTGAACGAGAACTGAAATATCgcattatataaaaaaaaatatatatattatgaaataatacaagttttttatacccattaagggcaaaatatgaattttatcGAGTTTTAGTTTTCATAAGAATAGCAATAAACATGCGGTTACTAACGTACGCGAAATAAAACTCGACTAGTACTCGATAGTAAAATGCTATAATCTTCTAAAGCGATTAGTTTATGCTTAAGAGTATGTATCTGACTGTATCTCCTGCAGCTTTAGTTTACAATTTACatacaattcaattaatttatgtgtaaTTTGTTGAAATAAGAACTCCAAAATGTTTCTGAAAATCAATTTCGCAAGACGTGAgcttttgatcaattttaagatttttggtgCGGTTGACCGTTTGGCGGAAATGCccatatgtaaattttattagtttgtttttcaaactatAACTTGACGCactgtatttttaatttcaaaagctTGATGGAtcgcataatttattttttttaaagtataaaaGTAAGAACCACaagaaactttaattaaataggaaatcaaatttaaaccaAGATAAGgcatttttttgcaaaacatttatttgactAATGGTATTCATATGTCTATACCATATGCCTATAAATGTGCAATCTATGCACAAACCTAGAGAATAGGAAACACATAATCCATTTAAACCTGACTGTAGAtacagcatttttttttaatctcacTATTTTTTACCTTTGGGAAACGTTTTCTTCGGAGTTGAGTTTTTCCTTGCGATACTTGTTTCTCGACTGCATTTCAATGGTTGAGAGCTTGAACACAACTGACAAACATTTGGCAAATAActaatgttatatttattgacaaaaatacatttgaattAGATTCTGGCTTATCGACCGAATCAATTGTATTTACTGATATAGATAATACGCATTTAGCTTATCAAAAGAAATAAGTGATAACCCAATACATAAActagatacatttattttatatacaatactatactttatttacaaaaaatcgTAGTTACttgtaatttcatttatttacgaTCACGAAAGTTCCTCGTATAAATCAAAACATTCATATGTATGACTGTTGGTATTCGGTACGGGGGGAGCGCTTTCTTGAGGGggaatattgtatttattggaCTCTGTTTCATAAAGTTTCGCCTGCTCCAAATGTCGATAGTATGCCACATAATCACCAATCGCATCATCGCCATTTTTGCTTCTATACAAAAATTAGAGCGGAGATTTTGAGTTAGTATCGATGTTTACAGTTGgccaagtaattgttttgacaaagaatgAAGTTcgcatatttttctataagaTTATTAGCAACCAGAATTtgttataaagtaaatatatacactgaaaaataagactaacttctaaaatcaagaacattcaacttaaatattttgttctcaaaataagaacattttaagaccatactaagaatattcatctaaaaatcaaagttcttaaaacaaaattgttaggaaagtatgaATACGaactatttcatatgaaacaaattggttttaattttaaaaacatttattctataaataagaacttggttttatttaaagtatttttaaattcaagatgtattttcttaattcgagaattttatgttctcgacgtaTTTTTTAGACTAAAATGCTTAGTTTTGAAACCcatatcttgattttagaaattttttttatcggtgtataaatatgaagaaaatgttttttttttgtcaaaacaattacttgactagcTGTATACCTTACCTAATTGCAGCATACGCTTCCTTCTGATAGCTTGGCGGCAGGAGAAGCATGGTGAGTGAGTCACGTGTCGTGCGTTGCAATCGCTTGCTGCCACACAGCCAAGTCGGACGATGCCACAAGGTGGCATACATGGCGAGTCCCCCTATAactacaaacaacaaaataccgACAATTGCCAGGCTTATGATCATTACACTGTGATCCTCGAACCAGGATGATTTCGTTTTATCACACATCATTGTGTGATAAGATTGGCAATTAAATGGCGAGATCTCAGTCCCTTGCATCAGGCAAAATACGTAGGATGTGGTACAGTTCAAGTCCCTTACTGTCACTGTCATATTACCCATTAATCCAACATCTATGTCTTCCGCATGAACGTAACTTACTGAAGAATTATGTGAGAAGTAAACCATATTCCAATAGTCATAGGTTACTTGGGATACAGTAATGTACAGTACGCTCTCAACTTGTTGCACAATTCTAAACCGTGCATTGCAGACCATCGATAGGTTATAGATTGTGTCTTTAGCAGCATTGAGACAGATGATATCTGATTGATCGGAAGGAATTGTGACATTCTCACTTATAGGAGTGGTAATTTCCGTATTATTCAATGTGGATTGAGTTGTGAAATCCTCATCTAAAGGAGTGGTAATATCTGTATTATTTAATGGGACAGTTGTATTCAAAGTTGTGGGCTCTGTTGTTTTGGGTGTAGTCTTTGGCGGAGTAGGTCCAGGTCTTGGTggctttcttgttgttgtttttgttgttgtggtggtaaCTGTCGATTCAATAGAATCGGTTGCATCAGTATCACCTGAAATATCAAAGTCAATAGCGCGAATTTCCTTCGATAAAATTGTCGATGGCATTACAGTAAACTCT harbors:
- the LOC117783548 gene encoding uncharacterized protein LOC117783548, giving the protein MLMLTSQNPSGILIVFCMFLIWTGLSVMAYDIEYYNNTTNWLNKSDIKISEVRQAVTLLKKVMDNISAYLGDMDTIGSTQPKCLKVQCRIICFNGRQSEIAKDITIALSQIDDNNPCIIIDELHLYNYKFLDAVLPVGFLSTYTKKIRLIYIGISNITKIESGAFGGGIFNQIVLEELRLEKIDRTFFTNITSHFKGLSIVQENVPLQSVYPDLLDIVQFQIEYLRLRTGITCVRNVTATDPVLGALSHADFSYNNFSDQLLYDSFRKLTMVERLLLSYSNILYLPNYIFQDMKYLEILDLSNNKLTTISKTIFGISDISPNMRIYADSNIWHCDCQLQREMNSIFNYQSSKYLMLCETPEQYKDWLVFDQRICNGMDEEATAQARTTTTITTTTIKSVPISTIKTTPRFTTDHPIFIPTISTAGTVNPSHIVPLECTASNNSLITNVTRQNCRWPQIYFIPKVFGALTVKITVDQRDSQSSFGLFWFSKTTKEYYMMELLPDEFGLGCYFTMPLQTIVTKLVPNMAYTFCLVDDNQNSVSPFSCKSVHVGSNLNTHYNTWLSRRMRTKGISAMVLGIVLFMFLGISTVFLILKKKPIWLKGSKRVITPKYRSGEVVVLPRSYTAEYLKYKEDMISRINEHRSISFISRHNSVESLASSGSYMETNLYEMIPTYISFDKVPQVDAPSQPGSQILDAYQSHETLAETDSVKYAQITPRTKRISSDPLPAVPSDVSDVP
- the LOC117784481 gene encoding uncharacterized protein LOC117784481, whose translation is MQSRNKYRKEKLNSEENVSQSSRSNEKVGSKTKCLPWILLTIGIGLCIIATGIYIVLSLNSHDSRAMLDFDPAINLSFSREIHDEGFFNFTLEGLGKISTGLQSPQIVKGCREVSCRIDCYDNEDLYRDLAVVMNASTCEVITSLLVSNQVQEGIEDLWIGLNSTVLKILLIKSQISKIKTGAFSAFMFAKVFHMSWVDLQVSELSNGALLGLYSLKKLEIEFKLPNISMTFLQPVQVTLTHLRINAGISFKGNLNVFENIYLGKLNHLDLSHNSFSGPLSKRIFTGTPNITYLYLKYCSITSIEDTAFQDLVDKLILVDLKHNVLTQISDNVLHMGGKPILLDLEPNNWHCNCQLRSMIAYYNDNKSLFISTPYCRMPYNLYGKTFDELNAEELICDPPMEIPSNLTTDTIYKVTTDGSENESEIPSEDFITNQDSTEAPTNQSPYGAILQFSCSEAIDYDKTDNKIERDVNKKESKFYSSGTFIFEPPLYDLILDIFDNYSVRAFIEGYQKSDQYNIIWFSDQLDSGAIRNASQTDYTCMQYEEPYLIVDPLRQNRTYTFCMMPMDSLVISPLLCQPLYVPIARDNSDSDDIWIPESEKQFTIAMLCLIFFISTVFGAIFAYLGIKSFPNLLEGSKNVLVVKEVDKECYVSTITDSKYIKTPLTKHNVAENSFRMRNKKSFDTSAKIYDANLPSLLDLRSPSTCFEEPFSQLEFQTIGYEMPKQFKNDIKESSTINKCLDRPHSPPPLPKRNSIVSDYMDPKLKA
- the LOC117784653 gene encoding uncharacterized protein LOC117784653; its protein translation is MFKSKSFDLNNEENSKLPEHLYQPRRIRWMKYIIIPVGVCFVLLLIICNIDFSTEQSHTNRSKYLQSAKWCTTNCKTFQTGLYCVKNVNNLKNCIDNLLLHIENYNFPEGIITSDVFADEYRLQSLVLSNCSLIYIEDGAFDRTNLRNLQDLELLNTQLKYITRKTFQGLHKLRNFSLFNNRKMITFESFMTPIASTVRSASIHQQYSGHSIYTPLDFFGTVVYKNLKSLDLRGNNFGSILEMNWFNNMPVLESLILADCRFNSINLDIKDETVGKLRFLDLSGNRLLKISSEFIAHSIEKGIRLNLLNRNTKIKEFTVMPSTILSKEIRAIDFDISGDTDATDSIESTVTTTTTKTTTRKPPRPGPTPPKTTPKTTEPTTLNTTVPLNNTDITTPLDEDFTTQSTLNNTEITTPISENVTIPSDQSDIICLNAAKDTIYNLSMVCNARFRIVQQVESVLYITVSQVTYDYWNMVYFSHNSSVSYVHAEDIDVGLMGNMTVTVRDLNCTTSYVFCLMQGTEISPFNCQSYHTMMCDKTKSSWFEDHSVMIISLAIVGILLFVVIGGLAMYATLWHRPTWLCGSKRLQRTTRDSLTMLLLPPSYQKEAYAAIRSKNGDDAIGDYVAYYRHLEQAKLYETESNKYNIPPQESAPPVPNTNSHTYECFDLYEELS